A genomic segment from Saimiri boliviensis isolate mSaiBol1 chromosome 14, mSaiBol1.pri, whole genome shotgun sequence encodes:
- the ZNF358 gene encoding zinc finger protein 358, which produces MRRSVLVRNPGHKGLRPVYEELDSDSEDLDPNPEDLDPVSEDPEPDPEDLNTVSEDVDPNYEDLEPISEDLDPDAEALGSEPQDPDPMSSSFDLDPDVIGPVPLVLDPNSDTLSPGDPDVDPISSDLTATPQVLATSPAVLPAPASPPRPFSCPDCGRAFRRSSGLSQHRRTHSGEKPYRCPDCGKSFSHGATLAQHRGIHTGARPYQCAACGKAFGWRSTLLKHRSSHSGEKPHHCPVCGKAFGHGSLLAQHLRTHGGPRPHKCPVCAKGFGQGSALLKHLRTHTGERPYPCPQCGKAFGQSSALLQHQRTHTAERPYRCPHCGKAFGQSSNLQHHLRIHTGERPYACPHCSKAFGQSSALLQHLHVHSGERPYRCQLCGKAFGQASSLTKHKRVHEGAAAAAAAAAAAAAAAAAGLGLAPGLSPASMMRPGQVSLRGPDAVSVLGSGLGLSPGTSSGRSPDPSSGPGTPPDPSSKPLPGSRSTPSPTPVESSAPKPGQDAGPDLVPNPDLDPVPSPDPNPVSHGDPCSPSGGTVSPALPTGKSPEGIQEQGALLGPDG; this is translated from the coding sequence ATGCGGCGCTCAGTCCTGGTCAGGAACCCAGGCCACAAAGGCCTGAGACCGGTTTATGAAGAGCTCGACTCTGACTCTGAGGACCTGGACCCCAATCCCGAGGATCTGGACCCGGTTTCTGAAGACCCAGAGCCTGATCCAGAAGACCTCAACACTGTCTCTGAAGACGTGGACCCCAACTATGAAGATCTGGAGCCCATCTCGGAGGATCTGGACCCCGACGCCGAAGCTCTGGGCTCGGAACCCCAAGATCCCGATCCCATGTCTTCGAGTTTCGACCTCGATCCCGATGTGATTGGCCCGGTACCCCTGGTTCTCGATCCTAACAGCGACACACTCAGCCCCGGCGATCCAGACGTGGACCCTATCTCCTCTGACCTCACTGCCACCCCCCAGGTCTTGGCCACCAGCCCCGCGGTGCTCCCTGCCCCCGCCAGCCCTCCCCGGCCCTTCTCCTGCCCGGATTGCGGGCGAGCCTTCCGCCGCAGCTCTGGGCTGAGCCAGCATCGCCGCACCCACAGCGGCGAGAAGCCGTACCGCTGCCCCGACTGCGGGAAGTCCTTCAGCCACGGTGCCACCCTGGCGCAGCATCGTGGCATCCACACCGGGGCGCGGCCGTACCAGTGCGCGGCCTGCGGGAAGGCCTTCGGCTGGCGCTCCACGCTGCTGAAACATCGCAGCAGCCACAGCGGGGAGAAGCCGCACCACTGCCCGGTGTGCGGCAAGGCCTTCGGGCATGGCTCACTCCTGGCGCAGCACCTGCGCACGCACGGCGGCCCGCGGCCCCACAAGTGCCCGGTGTGCGCCAAGGGCTTCGGCCAGGGCTCGGCGCTGTTGAAACACCTGCGCACACACACAGGCGAGCGGCCCTACCCGTGCCCGCAGTGCGGCAAGGCCTTCGGGCAGAGCTCGGCGCTGCTGCAGCACCAGCGCACGCACACAGCCGAGCGCCCCTACCGCTGTCCGCACTGCGGCAAGGCCTTCGGCCAGAGCTCCAACTTGCAACACCACCTGCGCATCCACACGGGTGAGCGGCCCTATGCCTGCCCGCACTGCTCTAAGGCCTTCGGGCAGAGCTCAGCGCTGCTCCAGCACCTGCACGTGCATTCGGGCGAGCGTCCCTATCGCTGTCAGCTCTGCGGGAAGGCCTTCGGCCAGGCCTCCAGCCTCACCAAGCACAAACGGGTGCATGAGGGCGCGGCCGCTGCTGCAGCTGCGGCGGCCgctgcagctgcagcagctgcCGCAGGCCTGGGCCTCGCGCCTGGCCTCAGCCCTGCATCCATGATGAGGCCGGGGCAGGTCTCCCTCCGGGGTCCTGATGCTGTTTCTGTGCTTGGCTCTGGCTTGGGCCTCAGCCCTGGCACCAGCTCTGGCCGCAGCCCTGACCCCAGCTCTGGGCCGGGCACTCCGCCCGATCCCAGCTCCAAACCCCTCCCAGGCTCCAGATCCACCCCCAGCCCTACTCCTGTGGAATCGTCTGCCCCCAAGCCTGGGCAGGATGCTGGTCCTGACCTTGTGCCCAACCCAGACCTTGatcctgtgcccagccctgacccCAACCCTGTGTCCCACGGTGACCCCTGCTCTCCCTCTGGTGGCACTGTCAGCCCAGCCCTCCCTACCGGCAAGAGTCCAGAGGGGATACAGGAGCAAGGGGCACTGCTGGGGCCTGATGGCTGA